The following are from one region of the Mycolicibacterium diernhoferi genome:
- a CDS encoding TetR/AcrR family transcriptional regulator, whose protein sequence is MSSSTRWAGVPLDDRRAERRGLLVDAAFALFGDGGESALTVRSVCRECGMNTRYFYESFTDTDELLGAVFDKVAVELGAAVDAAMTVAGDSPTSRTRAGIAAVLGFSSADPRRGRVLFTDARANPVLTARRAALQDALLAAVLEEGSRLHPGSDPVATRVGAAMFTGAMAELAQQYLSGALGDDLDAVVSDALRFFR, encoded by the coding sequence CGGGTTACTGGTCGACGCCGCCTTCGCGTTGTTCGGCGACGGCGGGGAATCCGCGCTGACGGTGCGTTCGGTATGTCGGGAATGCGGCATGAACACCCGGTATTTCTACGAAAGCTTCACCGACACAGACGAACTGCTCGGTGCGGTGTTCGACAAGGTGGCCGTCGAACTCGGCGCCGCGGTGGACGCGGCGATGACGGTTGCCGGGGACTCGCCGACCAGCCGGACCCGGGCCGGGATCGCCGCGGTGCTCGGCTTCAGCTCGGCGGACCCGCGCCGGGGCCGGGTGCTGTTCACCGACGCCCGCGCCAACCCGGTGCTCACCGCCCGGCGCGCCGCGCTGCAGGACGCGCTGCTGGCCGCGGTGCTGGAGGAGGGCTCGCGGCTGCACCCCGGCTCGGACCCGGTGGCCACCCGCGTCGGTGCGGCCATGTTCACCGGTGCGATGGCCGAGCTGGCCCAGCAGTATCTGTCCGGCGCCCTCGGGGATGACCTGGATGCCGTCGTCAGCGACGCGTTGCGGTTTTTCCGGTAG
- a CDS encoding DinB family protein, whose product MPAMPPPIADERAGLKEYIAAQQYAFHAIAFGLTDEQARAAPSVSTLSIGGLIKHVTNCQRSWMERVAAAPELTDGDKRPMEDQAADYGDEFVMREDETLADVLAAFDEQNAETIRLIETTDLGAAVPVPPGVPWFPKDISAWSVRWVIFHMIEELARHAGQGDIVRESIDGATLYELLAGLEDWEPTPWLTPWGKQPVA is encoded by the coding sequence ATGCCCGCCATGCCCCCGCCGATCGCCGACGAGCGCGCCGGACTCAAGGAATACATCGCCGCCCAGCAGTACGCCTTCCACGCGATCGCTTTCGGCCTCACCGACGAGCAGGCCCGCGCCGCGCCCTCGGTGAGCACACTGTCCATCGGCGGGCTGATCAAGCACGTCACGAACTGCCAGCGCAGCTGGATGGAACGGGTGGCCGCGGCCCCGGAGCTCACCGACGGCGACAAGCGCCCGATGGAGGACCAGGCCGCCGACTACGGCGACGAGTTCGTGATGCGCGAGGACGAGACGCTGGCCGATGTCCTGGCTGCCTTCGATGAGCAGAACGCGGAGACGATCCGGCTGATCGAAACCACGGATCTCGGTGCGGCAGTGCCAGTTCCACCAGGGGTGCCGTGGTTCCCGAAGGACATCTCGGCGTGGTCGGTGCGCTGGGTGATCTTCCACATGATCGAGGAGCTCGCGCGCCACGCCGGGCAGGGCGACATCGTCCGGGAGAGCATCGACGGCGCCACGCTCTACGAGTTGCTGGCCGGATTGGAGGACTGGGAGCCGACGCCGTGGCTGACCCCGTGGGGCAAGCAGCCGGTCGCCTGA
- a CDS encoding DinB family protein, whose amino-acid sequence MNSELLADQLSFHWEHQLRPRLDGLTDDEYFWQPVADCWTVHPDGGVDFANPEPEPAPFTTIAWRLAHVIIGVFAMRNHSHFGGPAADYQSWPYATDAATALGQLDTEYARWTAGVRGLSDADLDRPCGPAEGPYADYPMSVLVLHINREVIHHGAEISLLRDLYTHTKEN is encoded by the coding sequence ATGAACAGCGAACTGCTCGCCGACCAGCTGAGTTTCCACTGGGAACACCAACTGCGACCTCGGCTCGACGGCCTCACCGACGACGAATACTTCTGGCAGCCGGTCGCCGACTGCTGGACCGTGCACCCCGACGGTGGGGTCGACTTCGCCAACCCGGAGCCGGAGCCTGCCCCGTTCACCACCATCGCCTGGCGGCTGGCGCACGTGATCATCGGCGTCTTCGCGATGCGCAACCATTCGCATTTCGGCGGGCCGGCCGCCGACTACCAGAGCTGGCCGTACGCCACCGACGCCGCGACCGCGCTGGGCCAGCTCGACACCGAATACGCGCGCTGGACGGCCGGGGTGCGGGGCCTGTCAGACGCAGACCTGGACCGCCCGTGCGGGCCCGCCGAGGGACCGTATGCCGACTATCCGATGTCCGTCCTGGTGCTGCACATCAACCGAGAGGTCATCCACCACGGCGCCGAAATCTCTTTGCTGCGAGACCTGTACACCCACACGAAGGAGAACTGA
- a CDS encoding helix-turn-helix transcriptional regulator, translated as MSTARVLQLLGLLQSRRVWTSEELADRLEVTTRSVRRDVDRLRELGYPVHASKGHGGGYQLGAGAALPPLLLDPDEAVAMAVCLRLAAGGSVAGVGESALRALSKLDQVMPARLRSQVAAVHDSTVTLTPTSRDVPVDPEVLMTLARACRDHEHVNLTYTDIRDNETQRRLEPYQLVTTGRRWYLLAFDRDRQDWRSLRLDRMADVRALGSTFTPRPAPDAAQYVQRAITSSPYRYVARVRYRAPRDVVAQSFSAASVQIEPDGPDACILTTGADDPDKMALYLAMPGCEFEVLEPPEVADAVRTAAERLRRAAAR; from the coding sequence ATGAGCACGGCAAGGGTGTTGCAGCTGCTCGGCCTGCTGCAGTCACGCCGGGTGTGGACCTCCGAGGAGCTGGCCGACCGCCTGGAGGTCACCACCCGCAGCGTGCGCCGCGACGTCGACCGGCTGCGCGAACTGGGCTATCCGGTGCACGCCAGCAAGGGGCACGGCGGCGGCTACCAACTCGGCGCCGGCGCGGCCCTGCCCCCGCTGCTGCTGGACCCCGACGAGGCGGTGGCGATGGCCGTCTGCCTGCGGCTGGCCGCCGGCGGCAGTGTCGCCGGGGTGGGGGAGTCCGCGCTGCGGGCGCTGTCCAAACTCGACCAGGTGATGCCGGCGCGGCTGCGCTCCCAGGTCGCCGCGGTGCACGACAGCACCGTCACGCTGACCCCGACCAGCCGCGACGTGCCCGTCGACCCCGAGGTGCTGATGACGCTGGCCCGAGCCTGCCGCGACCACGAGCACGTCAACCTCACCTACACCGACATCCGTGACAACGAGACACAACGCAGGCTGGAGCCCTACCAACTGGTGACCACCGGGCGGCGCTGGTACCTGTTGGCCTTCGACCGCGACCGACAGGACTGGCGCAGCCTGCGCCTGGACCGGATGGCCGACGTCCGCGCGCTGGGCAGCACCTTCACCCCGCGCCCGGCGCCCGATGCCGCCCAGTACGTACAGCGCGCCATCACCAGCTCGCCCTACCGGTACGTGGCCCGGGTGCGCTACCGGGCACCTCGCGACGTTGTGGCGCAGAGCTTCTCGGCGGCGTCGGTGCAGATCGAACCGGATGGCCCCGACGCCTGCATCTTGACCACCGGCGCCGACGACCCGGACAAGATGGCGCTCTACCTGGCCATGCCGGGCTGCGAGTTCGAGGTGCTCGAACCACCCGAGGTTGCGGACGCGGTGCGGACCGCCGCCGAACGGCTCCGCAGGGCGGCGGCACGCTGA
- a CDS encoding IS30 family transposase, with amino-acid sequence MSRRSLRSVREAFWGHIGAGLTERQAAVAAGVSVTTGVTWFADAGGVKPQFTAPRKNGRRRRLDLADRIRIQIGVHNYESLNSIGRSLGRPASTIKYELDVNGAIAAHNGGKSGYRRKERFGARQSGRTTRLKYDALLAQVRSEHRARRPKAGKLATNARLRDAVQYRLGHEQHSPAQIAHRLRWEFPDDPEMWVSHETIYQAIYVQGKGNLRRDLHTCLRTGRALRKPQHRPDQRRPRIRDMVSISDRPAEVEDRAIPGHWEGDLITGTENKSAIGTLVERSTRFVILLHLPDNHGALAVQEAIVAKIAQLPAIMARTLTWDQGIEMANHAKIAAATDLDIYFCDPHSPWQRGTNENTNGLLRQYFPKGTDLSVFPADYLDYVAAKLNNRPRQTLGWRTPAEALDALLSDPPKPPAVATTT; translated from the coding sequence TTGTCTCGGAGATCGCTCAGGTCTGTTCGTGAAGCGTTTTGGGGTCATATCGGTGCCGGCCTGACCGAACGTCAGGCCGCTGTGGCTGCCGGCGTGTCGGTAACGACTGGGGTCACGTGGTTCGCTGACGCTGGCGGGGTGAAACCCCAGTTCACTGCCCCTAGGAAGAACGGTCGGCGACGGCGCCTGGATCTGGCTGATCGGATCCGGATCCAGATCGGCGTGCACAACTATGAATCGCTGAACTCGATAGGGCGCAGCTTGGGCCGGCCGGCCTCGACGATCAAATACGAACTCGACGTCAATGGTGCCATCGCCGCCCACAATGGCGGCAAGTCCGGCTACCGGCGCAAGGAACGCTTCGGGGCCCGCCAGAGCGGTCGCACCACGAGGTTGAAGTACGACGCGTTGCTGGCCCAGGTCCGCTCCGAGCACCGGGCTCGACGCCCCAAGGCGGGCAAGCTGGCCACCAATGCGCGGCTGCGCGATGCCGTGCAGTACCGGTTGGGCCACGAACAGCACAGCCCAGCCCAGATCGCCCACCGGTTACGGTGGGAGTTCCCCGACGATCCGGAGATGTGGGTGTCGCACGAGACGATCTACCAGGCAATCTACGTGCAGGGCAAGGGGAATCTGCGCCGCGACTTGCACACGTGTTTGCGCACGGGTCGAGCACTGCGCAAACCGCAGCACCGCCCCGACCAGCGACGCCCGCGTATCCGGGACATGGTCAGCATCAGTGACCGGCCTGCCGAGGTCGAGGATCGTGCCATCCCCGGCCATTGGGAAGGCGACCTGATCACTGGAACGGAAAACAAGTCCGCGATCGGCACCCTGGTCGAACGCAGCACCCGGTTCGTGATCCTGCTGCACCTACCCGATAACCACGGCGCCCTGGCAGTCCAAGAGGCCATCGTGGCCAAAATCGCCCAGCTGCCCGCGATCATGGCCCGCACGCTGACCTGGGACCAGGGCATCGAAATGGCCAACCACGCCAAGATCGCTGCAGCCACCGATCTCGACATCTACTTCTGCGATCCGCACTCACCCTGGCAACGAGGCACCAACGAGAACACCAACGGCCTCCTGCGCCAATACTTCCCCAAAGGCACTGACCTATCGGTCTTTCCCGCCGACTACCTCGACTACGTCGCCGCCAAACTCAACAACCGACCCCGCCAGACCCTGGGCTGGAGAACACCCGCCGAAGCCCTCGACGCATTACTGTCAGACCCGCCTAAACCACCCGCTGTTGCAACCACGACTTGA
- a CDS encoding NEW3 domain-containing protein, giving the protein MRVTAAESTDLFVGPPDSPVQLVRIGYTGCTAPTPVRVTGTGLLGEAVAQPDAGSVEVPMQVSDPQPGRHREAAIGDTAFTFVDAEPGWTMFMISHFHYDPVWWNTQAAYTSLWTEEPQGLCRQTNGFDLVTAHLEMARRDPDYKFVLAEVDYLKPFWDTHPEERADLRRMIGEGRIEIMGGTYNEPNTNLTSPETAIRNFVSGIGFQRDVLGGDPATAWQLDVFGHDPQFPGMAADAGLTSSSWARGPHHQWGPMAGGGDPERMQFASEFEWTAPSGRGLLTHYMPAHYAGGWWMDSAASLADAEAETHKLFTNLKKVALTRNVLLPVGTDYTPPNKWVTEIHRDWNARYTWPRFTCALPREFFAAVRAELAERGVRASVQTRDMNPIYTGKDVSYIDTKQANRAAENAVLEAERFAVFAGVLGGATYPQAALAKAWVQLAYGAHHDAITGSESDQVYLDLLTGWRDAWEIGRGARDSALRLLSGAVDAPVVVWNPLVHSRTDMVTAYLDEPFTGEMCDMSGRALPTLIDGHTVTWRAEDIGSLGWQGYQCDADAEGSRWREIDGTTITNRTHTLTVDPARGGGVDSLIADGRELIADRQIGNELAVYDEYSAHPQAGEGPWHLLPKGPLTRSAQFPATVQGWRCALGERLVITGAIPGVLRYTQTLTLWDGIDRVECRTEIDEFTGADKLLRLCWPCPVPGAMPVSEVGDAVIGRGFGLLHAGAGAVDAAQHPWTLDNPAYGWFGLSATLRVRIGTGARAISVAEVVTPGAGLDERALMVALVRAGVTATCSAAGRPRYGDLSVDSNLPDARIALGHPDENSFTAAVLETSPEHRVELDRQIGATGAARVWVPAAAPLAREWVPGADLTGVRALPVLVVVGGVDALVDDIADAEITVQQHAPAGLEPFEPATVAVFNRGVPGFAVEPDGTLHTSLMRSCTGWPSGTWIDPPRRTAPDGSGFGLQHWTHTFDYAVAAGAGDWRDSEIPHRSAAFSHPLLAVRNRRAGTDGLPAHGALLDVDSDGGGSVQLGALKAAGNPLAAGSVRVVDPATVALRIVETHGRDTQFVIRSGLSAVAPPTPADLLERRLDHGATFTLHGYQIATLLTRLDAVKVLNADNEALAPEAEAAQPLYARYWLHNRGPAPLGGLPAVAHLHPHRLRADPGAPVRLRLTAASDCTDAAVHGQVRVICPPDWSVDTDELSFVLPPGDYLDTEVTATMPAAAPPGLYPIRVELALNGRGELPTSWRQVVEDVCIVQVGDTAGAVLKLTAEPSPVQVRAGESARFGVTVGTDACADLAAEAHLISPWGTWEWLGPNVVGVRLPAGGSARIEFEAAPPPWAPPGQWWALIRVACAGRLLYSPAVPVVIP; this is encoded by the coding sequence ATGCGCGTCACCGCTGCGGAGTCGACGGACCTGTTCGTCGGGCCCCCGGACTCGCCGGTGCAGCTGGTCCGCATCGGTTACACCGGCTGCACCGCGCCGACACCGGTCCGGGTGACCGGCACCGGCCTGCTGGGAGAGGCCGTCGCACAACCGGACGCCGGCAGCGTCGAGGTGCCGATGCAGGTCAGCGACCCGCAACCCGGCCGGCACCGGGAGGCCGCGATCGGTGATACCGCCTTCACCTTCGTCGACGCCGAACCCGGCTGGACGATGTTCATGATCAGCCACTTCCACTACGACCCGGTCTGGTGGAACACCCAGGCCGCCTACACCAGCCTGTGGACCGAGGAACCGCAGGGCCTGTGCCGGCAGACCAACGGATTCGACCTGGTCACCGCGCATCTGGAAATGGCGCGCCGCGACCCCGATTACAAGTTCGTGCTGGCCGAGGTCGACTACCTCAAACCGTTCTGGGACACCCACCCCGAGGAACGCGCCGATCTGCGCCGGATGATCGGTGAGGGCCGCATCGAGATCATGGGCGGCACCTACAACGAGCCCAACACCAACCTGACCAGCCCGGAGACCGCGATCCGGAACTTCGTGTCCGGCATCGGGTTTCAGCGTGACGTGTTGGGTGGTGACCCGGCCACCGCCTGGCAGCTGGACGTGTTCGGGCACGATCCGCAGTTCCCGGGGATGGCCGCCGACGCCGGGCTGACCTCCAGTTCCTGGGCCCGCGGCCCGCACCACCAGTGGGGGCCGATGGCGGGCGGTGGCGATCCCGAACGCATGCAGTTCGCCAGCGAATTCGAGTGGACGGCCCCGTCCGGGCGCGGGCTGCTCACCCATTACATGCCCGCGCACTACGCCGGGGGCTGGTGGATGGACTCCGCGGCGTCGCTGGCCGACGCGGAAGCCGAAACCCACAAGCTGTTCACCAACCTGAAGAAGGTGGCGCTGACCCGCAACGTGCTGCTGCCGGTGGGCACCGACTACACGCCACCGAACAAGTGGGTCACCGAGATTCACCGCGACTGGAACGCGCGCTACACCTGGCCGCGGTTCACCTGTGCGCTGCCCCGGGAGTTCTTCGCCGCCGTGCGGGCCGAGTTGGCCGAGCGCGGCGTCCGGGCCTCTGTGCAGACCCGGGACATGAACCCGATCTACACCGGCAAGGACGTCTCCTACATCGACACCAAACAGGCCAACCGGGCCGCCGAGAATGCGGTGCTGGAGGCCGAACGGTTCGCGGTGTTCGCCGGTGTGCTGGGCGGAGCCACCTATCCGCAGGCGGCGCTGGCCAAGGCCTGGGTGCAACTGGCCTACGGTGCGCATCACGACGCGATCACCGGGTCGGAATCCGACCAGGTGTACCTCGACCTGCTCACCGGCTGGCGCGACGCGTGGGAGATCGGCCGTGGTGCCCGAGACAGCGCGCTGCGGCTGCTCTCCGGTGCCGTCGACGCGCCGGTGGTGGTGTGGAATCCGTTGGTGCACAGCCGAACCGACATGGTCACCGCATACCTGGACGAACCCTTCACCGGTGAGATGTGCGATATGTCCGGCCGGGCGCTGCCCACCCTGATCGACGGTCACACCGTCACCTGGCGGGCCGAGGACATCGGCTCACTCGGCTGGCAGGGCTACCAGTGCGACGCCGACGCCGAGGGCTCCCGCTGGCGTGAGATCGACGGGACCACGATCACCAACCGGACCCACACGCTGACGGTCGACCCGGCCCGCGGCGGCGGTGTCGACTCCCTGATCGCCGACGGACGTGAACTCATCGCCGACCGGCAGATCGGCAACGAACTGGCGGTCTACGACGAATACTCGGCGCACCCGCAGGCCGGGGAAGGTCCGTGGCACCTGCTGCCCAAGGGACCGCTGACCCGCTCGGCGCAGTTCCCCGCGACGGTGCAGGGGTGGCGGTGCGCGCTGGGGGAGCGGCTGGTGATCACCGGTGCGATCCCCGGCGTGCTGCGTTACACCCAGACCCTGACCCTGTGGGACGGTATCGACCGTGTCGAATGCCGCACCGAGATAGACGAATTCACCGGTGCGGACAAACTGCTGCGGCTGTGCTGGCCCTGCCCGGTGCCCGGCGCCATGCCGGTCAGCGAGGTCGGCGACGCGGTCATCGGCCGGGGCTTCGGACTGCTGCACGCCGGCGCGGGCGCGGTGGACGCTGCGCAGCACCCGTGGACCCTGGACAACCCGGCCTACGGCTGGTTCGGACTGTCCGCCACCCTGCGGGTGCGCATCGGCACCGGCGCGCGGGCGATCTCGGTCGCCGAGGTGGTCACCCCCGGTGCGGGATTAGACGAACGCGCCCTGATGGTCGCGCTGGTGCGCGCCGGTGTCACCGCCACCTGCAGTGCCGCCGGGCGCCCCCGCTACGGCGACCTGTCGGTGGACTCCAACCTGCCCGACGCCCGCATCGCGCTCGGTCACCCCGATGAGAATTCCTTCACCGCAGCGGTATTGGAGACATCGCCAGAGCACCGGGTGGAACTGGACCGCCAGATCGGCGCCACCGGGGCGGCCCGGGTATGGGTACCGGCCGCGGCGCCGCTGGCCCGCGAGTGGGTGCCCGGTGCGGACCTCACCGGAGTCCGGGCGCTGCCGGTGCTCGTTGTCGTCGGTGGTGTCGACGCGCTGGTCGACGATATCGCCGACGCCGAGATCACGGTCCAGCAGCACGCCCCGGCCGGTCTGGAACCCTTCGAGCCGGCGACCGTGGCCGTCTTCAACCGCGGGGTACCCGGCTTCGCGGTCGAACCCGACGGCACCCTGCACACCTCGCTGATGCGGTCGTGCACCGGCTGGCCCTCGGGCACCTGGATCGACCCGCCGCGACGCACCGCACCCGACGGCTCCGGCTTCGGGCTGCAGCACTGGACGCACACCTTCGACTACGCGGTGGCCGCCGGTGCGGGGGACTGGCGCGACAGCGAGATCCCACACCGCAGTGCGGCGTTCTCACACCCGCTGTTGGCGGTGCGCAACCGGCGCGCCGGCACCGACGGGCTGCCCGCGCACGGCGCACTGCTCGACGTGGACTCCGACGGCGGCGGCAGTGTCCAACTCGGCGCGCTCAAGGCGGCGGGAAATCCGCTGGCAGCCGGCAGCGTGCGCGTCGTCGACCCCGCCACGGTGGCCCTGCGGATCGTCGAAACACACGGCCGGGACACCCAATTCGTGATCCGCTCCGGGCTGAGTGCGGTGGCCCCGCCGACCCCGGCGGACCTGCTGGAACGCCGCCTCGACCACGGTGCCACGTTCACCCTGCACGGCTACCAGATCGCCACCCTGCTGACCCGCCTGGACGCGGTCAAGGTCCTCAACGCCGACAACGAAGCGTTGGCCCCGGAAGCGGAGGCGGCGCAACCGCTGTACGCCCGGTACTGGCTGCACAACCGCGGCCCCGCCCCGCTGGGCGGGCTGCCGGCGGTGGCCCATCTGCACCCGCATCGACTCCGCGCCGATCCCGGTGCGCCGGTGCGGCTTCGGCTCACCGCGGCCAGCGACTGCACCGACGCCGCGGTGCACGGCCAGGTCCGGGTGATCTGCCCGCCCGACTGGAGCGTCGACACCGACGAACTGTCGTTCGTGCTGCCGCCCGGGGACTACCTGGACACCGAGGTGACCGCCACGATGCCGGCGGCGGCGCCGCCCGGGCTGTACCCGATCCGCGTCGAACTCGCGCTCAACGGCCGCGGCGAGCTCCCGACATCCTGGCGCCAGGTCGTCGAGGACGTCTGCATCGTGCAGGTCGGTGACACCGCGGGTGCGGTGCTGAAACTGACGGCCGAGCCGAGTCCGGTGCAGGTCCGGGCCGGTGAGAGCGCACGGTTCGGCGTCACCGTCGGCACCGACGCCTGCGCCGATCTGGCGGCCGAAGCGCATCTGATCAGCCCGTGGGGAACCTGGGAATGGTTGGGCCCGAACGTAGTCGGGGTCAGACTGCCGGCTGGGGGCAGTGCGCGCATCGAGTTCGAGGCCGCGCCGCCGCCGTGGGCGCCGCCGGGGCAGTGGTGGGCGCTGATCCGGGTGGCCTGTGCGGGCCGGCTGCTGTACTCGCCCGCGGTGCCGGTGGTGATCCCGTGA
- a CDS encoding DUF7158 domain-containing protein translates to MTAALVGGQVVTVAEIDEREKALRAGNMASALPLPGTSEGRQLRRWLTQLVTAERVVAAEPDGGQVPTPAEVLPDMAARLEIGSIAAAVLATPAGRAAFARVTAEVDVTDLEIAGYHRRNPGRFAARRTEALDFAQARPLIAEHLRAAARRRAFRLWLDARCAELVQLAPGYEHPGDPRQSDNTHRH, encoded by the coding sequence GTGACCGCGGCCCTGGTCGGCGGTCAGGTCGTCACCGTCGCCGAGATCGACGAGCGGGAAAAGGCCTTGCGGGCAGGCAATATGGCCTCGGCGCTACCCCTGCCGGGGACCAGCGAGGGGCGTCAGCTGCGGCGCTGGCTGACCCAGCTGGTGACGGCCGAGCGGGTGGTGGCCGCCGAACCCGATGGCGGGCAGGTGCCGACGCCGGCGGAGGTGCTGCCGGACATGGCCGCCCGGCTGGAGATCGGCAGCATCGCCGCGGCGGTACTGGCCACCCCGGCGGGCCGGGCGGCGTTCGCCCGCGTCACCGCCGAGGTGGACGTCACCGATCTGGAGATCGCCGGCTATCACCGGCGCAACCCGGGACGGTTCGCCGCCCGGCGCACCGAGGCGCTCGACTTCGCCCAGGCCCGCCCGCTGATCGCCGAGCACCTGCGGGCCGCGGCCCGGCGCCGGGCGTTCCGGCTGTGGCTGGATGCACGGTGCGCCGAACTCGTGCAGCTGGCCCCGGGATACGAGCACCCCGGCGATCCCCGTCAATCCGACAACACGCACAGGCACTGA
- a CDS encoding ROK family protein: MNVLALDIGGTKIAAAVVDEDGALVHRVQLPTPKQSAEAAWQVTADLIGQALAAAPASAVGIASAGPVALDIGAISPVNIAVWQDFPIVDRVAELTGLPVRLGGDGVCMALGEHRHGAGRGAQFLLGMVVSTGIGGGLVLDGAPYDGRTGNAGHVGHMVVDPAGELCVCGGTGCVETVASGPRMTRWAQQQGWVGADAKELAAAAAAGDAIALAAFRRGTTALAAVIASTAAVCDLDLVVIGGGVAKAGEVLFAPLRTVLARYAGLSFIRGLRIVPAELGSDAGLVGAAALALHRE; the protein is encoded by the coding sequence ATGAACGTATTGGCCCTCGATATCGGCGGCACCAAGATCGCCGCGGCCGTCGTGGACGAGGACGGCGCCCTGGTGCACCGCGTCCAGCTGCCCACCCCGAAGCAGTCGGCCGAGGCCGCCTGGCAGGTGACCGCGGACCTGATCGGCCAGGCGCTGGCCGCCGCCCCGGCGAGCGCAGTCGGCATCGCCTCGGCCGGGCCGGTGGCGCTCGACATCGGCGCCATCAGCCCGGTCAATATCGCTGTGTGGCAGGACTTTCCGATCGTGGACCGGGTCGCCGAGCTGACCGGGTTACCGGTGCGCCTGGGTGGGGACGGGGTGTGCATGGCGCTCGGCGAGCACCGCCACGGCGCGGGGCGGGGCGCGCAGTTCCTGCTCGGCATGGTGGTCTCCACCGGAATCGGCGGGGGACTGGTGCTCGACGGCGCCCCCTACGACGGGCGCACCGGCAACGCCGGTCACGTCGGGCACATGGTCGTCGACCCGGCGGGGGAGCTCTGCGTCTGTGGCGGCACCGGCTGCGTGGAGACGGTCGCCTCCGGGCCGCGGATGACCCGGTGGGCGCAACAACAGGGCTGGGTCGGGGCGGACGCCAAGGAGTTGGCGGCCGCGGCGGCCGCCGGTGATGCGATCGCGCTCGCGGCGTTCCGGCGGGGGACGACGGCGCTGGCGGCGGTGATCGCGTCGACCGCGGCGGTGTGTGACCTGGATCTGGTGGTGATCGGCGGCGGGGTGGCCAAGGCCGGGGAGGTGCTGTTCGCCCCGTTGCGGACGGTGCTGGCCCGCTATGCCGGGCTGAGCTTCATCAGGGGCCTGCGGATTGTGCCCGCCGAGCTGGGTTCCGACGCCGGGCTGGTCGGGGCGGCGGCCTTGGCCCTGCACCGAGAGTGA
- the rplJ gene encoding 50S ribosomal protein L10 — protein MAKADKATAVADIAEKFKEATATVVTEYRGLTVTNLAELRRSLGADTTYTVAKNTLAKRAATEAGIEGLEDLFTGPTAIAFINGEPVDAAKAIKKFAKDNKALIVKGGYMDGKALSVDEVNRIADLESREVLLSKLAGALKAKQSQAAALFVAPASQIARLAAALQDKKAAEDSAA, from the coding sequence ATGGCCAAGGCTGACAAGGCCACCGCGGTCGCCGACATCGCCGAGAAGTTCAAGGAGGCGACGGCCACCGTCGTCACCGAGTACCGCGGCCTGACGGTGACCAATCTTGCCGAGCTGCGCAGGTCCCTGGGTGCTGACACGACCTACACCGTCGCCAAGAACACCTTGGCGAAGCGTGCCGCGACCGAAGCCGGCATCGAGGGTCTGGAAGACCTCTTCACCGGCCCGACCGCCATCGCGTTCATCAACGGCGAGCCCGTCGATGCCGCCAAGGCGATCAAGAAGTTCGCCAAGGACAACAAGGCCCTGATCGTCAAGGGCGGCTACATGGACGGAAAGGCTCTTTCCGTCGATGAGGTCAACCGCATCGCCGACCTCGAGTCGCGCGAGGTCCTGCTGTCCAAGCTGGCCGGCGCGCTGAAGGCGAAGCAGTCCCAGGCCGCAGCGCTGTTCGTGGCGCCCGCGTCCCAGATCGCCCGCCTGGCCGCAGCTCTGCAAGACAAGAAGGCCGCCGAAGACTCGGCTGCCTGA
- the rplL gene encoding 50S ribosomal protein L7/L12 yields MAKLSTEELLDAFKEMTLLELSEFVKQFEETFDVTAAAPVAVAAAGAAPAAAEAAEEQSEFDVILEGAGEKKIGVIKVVREIVSGLGLKEAKDLVDSAPKPLLEKVSKEAAEDAKGKLEAAGASVTVK; encoded by the coding sequence ATGGCAAAGCTGTCCACCGAAGAACTGCTCGACGCGTTCAAGGAAATGACCCTGCTGGAGCTCTCTGAGTTCGTGAAGCAGTTCGAGGAGACCTTCGACGTCACCGCCGCCGCTCCCGTCGCAGTCGCCGCTGCGGGTGCCGCCCCGGCCGCCGCCGAGGCCGCCGAGGAGCAGAGCGAATTCGACGTCATCCTCGAGGGTGCCGGCGAGAAGAAGATCGGCGTCATCAAGGTCGTCCGTGAGATCGTCTCCGGCCTGGGCCTGAAGGAAGCCAAGGACCTCGTCGACAGCGCCCCCAAGCCGCTGCTGGAGAAGGTTTCCAAGGAAGCCGCCGAGGATGCCAAGGGCAAGCTCGAGGCTGCCGGCGCTTCGGTGACCGTCAAGTAG